The Girardinichthys multiradiatus isolate DD_20200921_A chromosome Y, DD_fGirMul_XY1, whole genome shotgun sequence genome has a window encoding:
- the LOC124863755 gene encoding SUMO-conjugating enzyme UBC9-like, giving the protein MSGIALSRLSQERKAWRKDHPFGFVAVPTKNPDGTMNLMNWECAIPGKKGTLWEGGLYKLRMLFKDDYPSSPPKCKFEPPIFHPNVYPSGTVCLSILEEDKDWRPAITIKQILLGIQELLNEPNIQDPAQAEAYTIYCQNRMDYEKRVRAQAKKFAPT; this is encoded by the exons ATGTCTGGCATTGCTCTGAGCAGACTGTCCCAGGAGCGCAAAGCCTGGAGGAAAGACCACCCATTT ggttttgttgctgtgcccACTAAGAATcctgatggaaccatgaatctAATGAACTGGGAGTGTGCCATACCTGGGAAGAAAGGG ACTTTGTGGGAGGGAGGACTTTACAAGCTCAGAATGCTGTTCAAAGATGACTACCCGTCCTCTCCACCCAAAT GCAAGTTTGAGCCACCCATATTCCATCCAAATGTCTACCCATCAGGCACCGTGTGTCTGTCCATCCTGGAGGAGGACAAAGATTGGCGACCGGCCATCACCATCAAACAG atCCTGTTAGGTATCCAGGAGCTGCTGAATGAGCCCAACATTCAGGACCCAGCTCAAGCAGAGGCTTACACGATTTACTG TCAGAACCGGATGGACTATGAGAAGCGGGTCAGGGCACAAGCCAAGAAGTTTGCCCCCACATAA
- the LOC124863792 gene encoding DNA polymerase lambda-like, protein MDPRHGIMKAFPKVKRAKVLQGKDLPPLKKKADDHDVTGNIFNGFTVYLLPAGIGNARCQIFHRQIQQNGGQIESSMSPCVTHVVVDDTMDRDRALRLLKVYQLPSDVHLVKCTWLSLCISEKRLLDDEDYSLLLTKSFSESKHDGKQKQSGPVEHCAETTTEPESHLTKQEETIDTTIPEDKEEAHREEDGVSQGDLEALLTGQHPEEETPGSDTNSGPDAAADARKPMPGKWVCAQSSQSKSKNFNKHITDKLEVLAKAYTHQGDKWRALGYSKAVNALKSYHKPVQSYQEACQIPGIGKRMADKIEEIMESGHLRKLDHIGEAVPVLELFTNIWGAGAKTAQLWYQQGFRTLEDIRTKAHPSNTQKIGLKHYDDFLDRMPREEAAAIEKVVKDAVHAVDANLVAMACGSYRRGKATCGDVDVLISHPDGKSHKGVFSKVLQILHDSGFLTDDLVSHEENGEQKKYMGVCCLPGPGRRHRRLDVIVVPYNEFACSLMYFTGSAHFNRSMRALAKTKNMSLSEHSLNKDVVRQGSLKVHGGTPLPTPTEKDVFNLLGIPYRAPQERDW, encoded by the exons ATGGATCCTCGTCACGGGATCATGAAAGCCTTCCCCAAAGTTAAACGAGCTAAAGTGCTGCAGGGGAAGGATTTGCCTCCACTCAAGAAGAAAGCAGATGACCATGATGTTACag GAAACATCTTTAATGGATTCACAGTGTACCTTCTGCCGGCTGGAATCGGAAACGCCAGATGCCAAATCTTCCACAGACAAATCCAACAGAACGGAGGGCAAATCGAGAGTTCCATGTCCCCTTGTGTTACTCACGTTGTTGTTGATGACACCATGGACCGTGACAGGGCTCTGCGCCTGCTGAAAGTGTATCAACTGCCCTCTGATGTCCATCTTGTGAAATGCACATGGCTAAGCTTGTGTATTAGTGAGAAGAGACTCCTGGATGATGAAGACTACAGCCTTCTTTTAACCAAAAG TTTTTCAGAATCAAAGCATGACGGCAAACAAAAGCAATCAGGACCTGTTGAACATTGTGCGGAGACAACCACAGAGCCAGAAAGTCATCTAACCAAGCAAGAGGAGACGATAGACACA ACAATCCCAGAAGATAAAGAAGAAGCTCACCGAGAGGAAGATGGCGTCTCTCAGGGCGACCTGGAAGCTCTTCTCACCGGTCAGCACCCTGAAGAGGAGACTCCCGGCTCCGACACAAACTCCGGTCCGGATGCTGCTGCTGATGCTCGGAAACCCATGCCAGGAAAGTGGGTCTGTGCTCAGTCTTCTCAGTCCAAAAGCAAAAACTTCAACAAGCATATCACAGACAAGCTGGAAGTGCTGGCCAAGGCCTACACACATCAAGGAGACAAGTGGAGAGCACTGGGCTACTCCAAGGCTGTCAACGCACTGAAGAGCTACCACAAACCCGTTCAATCATATCAG GAAGCTTGTCAGATCCCGGGAATAGGAAAACGCATGGCGGacaaaatagaagaaataaTGGAGAGTGGCCACCTGCGGAAGCTCGATCACATTGGAGAGGCCGTGCCTGTCTTGGAGCTTTTCACCAACATCTGGGGTGCAGGAGCGAAGACGGCACAACTTTGGTAccaacag GGTTTTCGCACGCTGGAGGACATCCGAACAAAAGCCCACCCAAGCAACACTCAGAAAATAGGACTGAAGCACTACGATGATTTTCTTGACCGAATGCCAAGAGAAGAGGCAGCAGCTATAGAGAAAGTG GTGAAGGATGCTGTACATGCTGTCGATGCCAACCTGGTGGCAATGGCGTGTGGCTCCTACCGTCGTGGGAAAGCTACATGCGGAGATGTGGATGTGCTCATCTCTCACCCTGACGGCAAGTCCCACAAAGGAGTTTTCAGTAAAGTGTTACAGATTCTccatgacagtg GGTTTCTAACAGATGATCTGGTGAGCCACGAGGAGAACGGAGAGCAGAAGAAATACATGGGGGTGTGCTGTTTGCCAGGGCCTGGCCGCCGCCACCGCAGGTTGGACGTCATCGTCGTGCCTTACAACGAGTTTGCCTGCTCGCTCATGTATTTCACCGGCTCGGCCCACTTCAACCGCTCAATGAGAGCACTggcaaagacaaaaaatatgaGCTTATCAGAGCACTCTTTAAACAAAGATGTGGTACGGCAAGGCAGCTTGAAGGTGCATGGTGGCACCCCGCTTCCCACACCGACAGAGAAGGATGTTTTCAATCTTTTAGGGATACCATACAGAGCACCTCAAGAAAGGGACTGGTGA